The genome window GGGCATCATCGTGCTGGGGCATAGCGGCTTTAAAAATCAATATCCAGAAAACACTATAATAGCATTTGAAAAGGCAATTAAAGCGGGAGCTGATGGGATTGAGTTTGATGTCTGGCTCACAAAAGATGGAAAGCTAGTTACACTTCATGACGGCAAATTTAGGGTAAATGATGAGGTTTACTGCATTAAGGAGCTGAGCTTAAAGGGGCTTAGAAAGCTCCACCCTTACGGCAAATTTATCCCAACTGTTGATGAGCTTTTTGAAAGGTTTTCCAACTCGATTTTCAATATTGATGTGAAGGATAAAGGGGCTGTAAAGCCTCTTTTGGAACTTGTTGAGGAGTTTGATAGTTTTGATAGAGTTATATTCTCATCTCCAAACCCTGAGACGCTTAAACTTATTAGGAAACATTCTAAAGAAGCAAAGCTTGGATTTTCCATAGTCACGGAAACGGGAGTAGCTAAGGTGGCATTGCTTAAAAGGAACTTGAAGTTGTATTCTCTTCACGTGCCGTTAGATGGCATCAGCTATGTGGGATTTCCTATGTTTGTTGCTCTCTTAAAGTGGGTGAGGGGATTGGGAATTAAGGTCTTTATGTGGAACTATGAAATGGATGAGCTTTTCTGGCTGCCCAGATTAAAGGGATTATATGACGGGATTATTGCAGATAACGCTGTAAAAGTGCTAAATCTCCTAGAATTGGGCGTTCTTTAGGCAAAATGTTTTTAAACTGCGGAGGGTGTTTCTTTTGAGGCGATGGGTATGCCAAGCTGGGAAGAAAACAGAGTTTTAGTCCTCGGACATAGAGGTTTTATGTCAAAATATCCTGAAAACAGCATTTTGGCGTTTGTTGAGGCAATTAGTGCAGGTGCAGATGGTATTGAGCTTGATGTCTGGCTGACCAAAGATGGAAAAGCGATAATAATGCACGATGAAACTTTAGAAAGAACTGCAAAGATAAAGAAAAAGACTAAAGATGTTACTCTTGAAGATATAAAATCAGCTG of Thermococcus sp. M39 contains these proteins:
- a CDS encoding glycerophosphodiester phosphodiesterase family protein; the encoded protein is MGIIVLGHSGFKNQYPENTIIAFEKAIKAGADGIEFDVWLTKDGKLVTLHDGKFRVNDEVYCIKELSLKGLRKLHPYGKFIPTVDELFERFSNSIFNIDVKDKGAVKPLLELVEEFDSFDRVIFSSPNPETLKLIRKHSKEAKLGFSIVTETGVAKVALLKRNLKLYSLHVPLDGISYVGFPMFVALLKWVRGLGIKVFMWNYEMDELFWLPRLKGLYDGIIADNAVKVLNLLELGVL